The Parachlamydia acanthamoebae genome includes a region encoding these proteins:
- the hisS gene encoding histidine--tRNA ligase has product MDISKPPGVFDILPRGTEETWQLSHLWTYVESVIRKLAAEYGFEEIRTPIFERTELFKRGVGEATDVVSKEMYTFEDRGGRSMSLRPEGTAPVVRSFVEHNLHTESRTHKLFYIGPMFRYERSQAGRYRQHHQFGVEVIGCDAPEQDAEVIDLLYTLYRRLGLSNLQVYINSIGTPEARIAYKEALKNYLKEHFDGLSEDSKTRFETNPLRILDSKNPGDQKIVASAPSILDFLDDASRTHFETVKQLLTQLNIPFVVNSNLVRGLDYYNKTVFEIVSGQLGAQNSVGGGGRYDGLIKTIGGPDLPALGFGTGIERIIQTMLKQEIALPNPYQPALFFIPLGKEAEKTCFTLAHDLRQKGISVQMDFSRKKIGKAMQLANQVGARFVAVVGDQELQKREVQLKEMATGETYTAPLFHLNRILEIETSSHDILKVWNEMHRPFEEPGEAEFFFKKISQSIEQTKNLTQQLQSAMEEIQDIIE; this is encoded by the coding sequence ATGGATATTTCTAAACCTCCAGGCGTTTTCGATATACTTCCCCGTGGCACAGAAGAGACTTGGCAGCTATCTCATTTATGGACATATGTAGAATCCGTTATCCGCAAACTTGCTGCTGAATATGGTTTTGAAGAAATTCGCACACCTATTTTTGAACGCACAGAATTGTTCAAAAGAGGTGTTGGAGAAGCAACTGATGTAGTTTCAAAGGAAATGTACACCTTTGAAGATCGCGGTGGTAGGTCCATGTCCCTACGCCCTGAAGGCACTGCCCCTGTTGTTAGATCTTTTGTCGAACATAATCTCCATACAGAATCCCGCACACACAAGCTTTTTTACATCGGCCCAATGTTCCGCTACGAGCGCTCCCAAGCTGGACGTTATCGTCAACACCATCAGTTTGGTGTCGAAGTCATTGGTTGCGATGCGCCTGAACAAGATGCAGAAGTCATTGATCTTCTCTACACACTGTACAGACGTCTAGGTCTGTCTAACCTGCAAGTTTATATTAACTCCATTGGAACACCAGAAGCCCGCATTGCTTATAAAGAAGCTTTGAAAAACTATTTAAAAGAGCATTTTGATGGCCTTTCAGAAGATAGTAAAACACGTTTTGAAACAAATCCTTTGCGTATCTTAGACTCTAAAAATCCTGGCGATCAAAAAATCGTCGCTTCAGCGCCTTCGATCCTCGACTTTTTGGATGATGCATCACGCACCCACTTTGAAACCGTCAAACAACTTCTGACACAATTAAACATTCCTTTTGTAGTCAACTCCAACCTTGTCCGGGGTTTAGATTATTACAACAAAACTGTTTTTGAAATTGTTTCCGGCCAACTAGGGGCTCAAAACAGCGTCGGTGGCGGCGGTCGTTACGATGGATTAATTAAAACGATCGGCGGGCCAGATCTTCCTGCACTTGGCTTTGGAACTGGCATTGAAAGAATTATCCAAACAATGCTAAAGCAAGAAATTGCTCTTCCTAATCCCTATCAACCCGCATTATTCTTTATTCCTCTGGGTAAAGAAGCCGAAAAAACATGTTTTACGCTGGCACACGATCTTCGTCAAAAAGGCATATCGGTTCAAATGGATTTCTCAAGAAAAAAAATTGGAAAAGCGATGCAGCTTGCCAATCAGGTGGGAGCTCGTTTTGTCGCCGTTGTGGGTGACCAAGAACTCCAAAAAAGAGAAGTCCAACTGAAAGAAATGGCGACTGGGGAAACTTATACAGCACCTCTCTTTCATCTAAATCGAATTCTGGAAATCGAAACAAGCTCCCATGACATTTTGAAAGTTTGGAATGAAATGCATAGACCTTTTGAAGAGCCTGGAGAAGCCGAGTTCTTTTTTAAAAAAATTTCCCAATCTATCGAACAAACGAAAAATCTGACTCAGCAGCTTCAAAGTGCCATGGAAGAAATCCAAGATATCATTGAATAA